Sequence from the Magnetococcales bacterium genome:
GACGTGGCTGCGTCAACTGGAAGGAGTATGAAGATATGAGTGATGTCACGGGCCATGCGGCCTGCCCCCATTGCCAGGAGCCCATGAAGAAATGGTCCGTGGCTCCGCAAACCTATGAAGACGGTCTCGGCTTCGGCACGGATGTGCTGCTGGTTTGTTTCAACGACAACTGTCCCCTTTACGTCAAGGGGTGGAACTCCATGTTCGAGAATTACGGGCGCGTCGGCTCGGTGCGTTACTTCCTCAATGCCCGGGACGGTGATTGCGGCGCTCTGCCGGTGGGCCATGCCATGGCCATGCGGGGCGACATCATCGAGGAGTGAGGATCAGTAGCCAGTCATACGGGGGTCCGGGGGGATTATCCCCCCCGGCGGGGTTCGGGGCAGCGCCCCGAGGTGTTGACGTGGCCTTTGGCGGGTCGAAGCCAAAGAGAGAAACGGCCAACTCCGAACCGCTTCCAAACCGTGTTCCCCCTTCGACCCGCCGGAGGGGGCCAGGGGAGGGACTCACCCTCCCCATCCTTGAAGGTGCCAATTCGGCCACGGTTCGGGTTCTCAAGGAAAAGACGTTCTTTTTCATGGAACAACCTCGGCTGTGTCTTGGTGGTGCGTTCAAGGATGGGGGGATGAGGCCCCCCCTTGCCCCCCCGCGGTCCGCAGCGGTCATCCTGAATCGTGCGGGTGGTGGTTTGGTGCGCTTTCCTCGAATGCTGCGGACCGCTACGTCAACACCTCGGGGCTCCGCCCCGAACCCCGCCGTGGGGGATAATCCCCCCCGGACCCCCGTATGACTGAACAGACCGCCCTTGGGACTGCGATCATGGACGATTCCTTCCGGGACGCCGACGCCCGCCACATCTGGCATCCCTTCACCCAGGAAGAGGGGGCCCCGCCTCCCATCCCCATCCGCTCCGGCCAGGGAACCCGCCTCTTCGGCGAAGATGGCCGGATCTACCTCGACCTGATCGGCTCCTGGTGGGTCAACATCCACGGCCACGCCCATCCCCACATCGCCGCAGCCATCGCCCGCCAGGCCCAAACCCTGGAACAGGTGATCTTCGCCGGTTTCACCCACCGTCCCGCAGTACACTTGGCCCAGGAACTGACCCGCATCCTGCCACCGGGACTCGACCAGTTCTTCTTTTCCGACAACGGCTCCACCGCCGTGGAAGTGGCCCTGAAAATGGCCCTGCAACACGCCGTCAACCGGGGCGAAAACCGCCGCCGCTTCGTGGTCTTCGAGGGCAGCTACCACGGCGATACCGTCGGGGCCATGTCCGTGGGACGCAGCAGCGGCTTCTTCACCGCCTTCGAGCCCCTGCTCTTCGAAGTGGATACCCTGCCCTTCCCGGCAACCTGGAACGATGACCCCGAGGTGGAAACAAAAGAGAGGCTGGCGTTGCAGGCCTTGGACCACTATCTGCAACGACACGGCAAGACGTGCGCCGGCTGGCTGGTGGAACCCCTGGTGCAAGGGGCCGGCGGCATGCGCCTGTGCCGCCCCTCCTTCTTGCGGGAAGCGGCGTTGCGGGTGCGCGCCCAGGGCATTCCCCTGCTCTTCGACGAGGTGATGACCGGCTTCGGACGCACCGGCAGCCACTTCGCCTGCCAACAGACGGGCATCACCCCGGATCTGATCTGCCTCTCCAAAGGACTCACCGGCGGTTTTCTGCCCCTGGGACTCACGGTCTGCACCCCGGAAATCCGTCAGGCCTTCCGGGGCGACCGTTTCGACCGGGCCTTCGCCCACGGCCACTCCTTCACCGCCAACCCCATCAGTTGCGCGGCGGCAGTGGCCTCACTGGAGATTCTGCACCGGGAAAAGAGCCTGGAAAAGGTGGCCGCCATTCAGGCCATTCACCGGGAACGTCTCGCCGCCCTGGCCGGACACCCCCGCATCAGCCGTCCCCGCAGTATCGGCGTCATCGCCGCCCTGGACCTCGACAGCGACCGCGCCGACTACCACTCCCCGCTGGGG
This genomic interval carries:
- the bioA gene encoding adenosylmethionine--8-amino-7-oxononanoate transaminase, which gives rise to MDDSFRDADARHIWHPFTQEEGAPPPIPIRSGQGTRLFGEDGRIYLDLIGSWWVNIHGHAHPHIAAAIARQAQTLEQVIFAGFTHRPAVHLAQELTRILPPGLDQFFFSDNGSTAVEVALKMALQHAVNRGENRRRFVVFEGSYHGDTVGAMSVGRSSGFFTAFEPLLFEVDTLPFPATWNDDPEVETKERLALQALDHYLQRHGKTCAGWLVEPLVQGAGGMRLCRPSFLREAALRVRAQGIPLLFDEVMTGFGRTGSHFACQQTGITPDLICLSKGLTGGFLPLGLTVCTPEIRQAFRGDRFDRAFAHGHSFTANPISCAAAVASLEILHREKSLEKVAAIQAIHRERLAALAGHPRISRPRSIGVIAALDLDSDRADYHSPLGPALKAFFLEEGLLIRPLGNVVYLLPPFCITPDELHRGWDGIEKALRHVV